From the genome of Croceibacterium atlanticum:
CGAATGCTGCGACGGGATGCGGATGGCGAGTGTCGATCTGGACGCCGCCGATATTGATGAGTTCGTGAATGGGTATGCCAACCGGACATTGTGGCCGATGCTCCACGGCCGTACCGATCTTGCGGAATTCGAACGTCATTTTACGGACGGCTATGAGCGGGGCAATTCCCGTTTGGCCCGGTCAATTATGCCCTTAATCGAGGAGGACCACCTTGTCTGGGTGCACGATTATCCCTTGTTCCTGGTCGCAAACGAACTGCGCGCGTTGGGGTGCGACAACAGGATCGGCTTCTTCCTGCACACGCCCTGGCCGCACCGTTCGATACTGACCGCTCTGCCGGACCATGCCAGGATGGTTCAAGCCTTGCTGTGCTATGACGTGATCGGCTTTCAAACGGAAGATTACCGACAGGCCTTTCTCGATTATCTCGAGAGCGAACTCGGCATCTCTCCGATTGAGGATGACCTGATCGAATTCGAAGGCCGCTGTATCAGGGTTCTCGCTCTGCCCGTTGGTATTGATGCAGCCGAATATCGAGATTTGCTGGCCAGCCCCGAGGCACGGGCCAGCCATCAGGCTTCCATGGAAAGCGCGAATGGCAGGAGCATGATCGCCGGAGTCGATCGGCTGGACTTTTCAAAAGGGCTACCGCAGCGTTTTGCCGGTTATGACCGTTTCCTCTCCGCGCGGCCCGATATGCAGGAGCAGATCTTCCTGCTCCAGATCGCACCGCCCGCGCGCAATGACATTCCGTGCTACAGTCATATCCGCGAAGAACTCGAAGCTCTTTCAGGCCGCATCAACGGCAAACATGCGACCTCGAACTGGGTGCCGATCCGCTATGTGAACCGTGAGCACAGCAGGCAGCAACTTGCGGGAATCTTCCGGGCGGCCCGGATCGGGCTCGTGACTCCGCTTCAGGACGGCATGAACCTCGTGGCGAAGGAGTTCGTCGCGGCACAGGATCCTGAAAATCCCGGAGTGCTTATTCTGTCGAAATTCACCGGAGCGGCGGCTCAGCTGAAAGAGGCGCTCACCATCAATCCATTCAGCGCTGACGAATTGGCGGAAGCAATCGAACAGGCGCTCAAGATGCCGGTCGCAGAGCGCAAGCGTCGCTGGCGCTCGCTATACGACATCGTGAACCGGGAAGATGCGGCTTGGTGGTGTGACAGTTTTCTCCAGCGACTGCGCGGCTCATCCGAAATCGAAAGGCCGGTGCTCTTGTCGCAAGCGGCATAGGAGCAATTCAGGCGTTCTTGCAGGGCCTGTCCAAAAGTCATGTCTTCACGCCAGATCGGGTGCGGACCCGAGAAGCCTGCCTTCGCGGGTCATAAAAGCGCGCTTCGTCCGACAGGATGAAGAGATTGCGAGAGCAGAACGCCAATGCAGGAGGCACTGATTCAGATCAGTGCGCCGTCTACCACCTGATGGAAGAAGAGCTTCATGGATGGAGAGCTCTTACACCTTGTCTCTCTCAGCGGATGGGCTGCCAGCGCTCGCTTGTGGCGGTCCCGTAACTCCGATCGGAAAGCCGGATCGGCTGCCTGCCTTACGCAAATTAGCGTCCGCCAATTCGAGGCGTCGGCATGATCTTCATGCCGCTGGAAATGAAGGCCGGCCCAGTCTGGAAATTGCCTTAGGGAAGGAAGCACGATGGATCAGAATAAGAAGTG
Proteins encoded in this window:
- a CDS encoding alpha,alpha-trehalose-phosphate synthase (UDP-forming) codes for the protein MERLIVISSLVHALAEGEAEAHGGGLPQPIVSAMAGRNALWFGWSGKVTERFTGSLKLECCDGMRMASVDLDAADIDEFVNGYANRTLWPMLHGRTDLAEFERHFTDGYERGNSRLARSIMPLIEEDHLVWVHDYPLFLVANELRALGCDNRIGFFLHTPWPHRSILTALPDHARMVQALLCYDVIGFQTEDYRQAFLDYLESELGISPIEDDLIEFEGRCIRVLALPVGIDAAEYRDLLASPEARASHQASMESANGRSMIAGVDRLDFSKGLPQRFAGYDRFLSARPDMQEQIFLLQIAPPARNDIPCYSHIREELEALSGRINGKHATSNWVPIRYVNREHSRQQLAGIFRAARIGLVTPLQDGMNLVAKEFVAAQDPENPGVLILSKFTGAAAQLKEALTINPFSADELAEAIEQALKMPVAERKRRWRSLYDIVNREDAAWWCDSFLQRLRGSSEIERPVLLSQAA